From a region of the Rhipicephalus microplus isolate Deutch F79 chromosome X, USDA_Rmic, whole genome shotgun sequence genome:
- the mRpL3 gene encoding mitochondrial ribosomal protein L3, with amino-acid sequence MAWYVAAFSQVRLFSGFSVHTALTLQTFAPRVAIACNIQCRYKTSTTIKRRKTYPFHWWAPRRRKVRDQDHILPENYTFLQEVAQKKYLQPGESPLREEPWPVATWTPESRRTGVIGRKIGIYPMWTNTGKRILTTLIQVLDNHVIDYLPPEQYAKTRFGFRAPGLGCLVVGAGSIDPMNFKAPYLKLFEKSGVMPKKKLTRFLVTPDAALPPGTPLTAAHFRPGDYVNVYGKTRGHGFQGVMKRWGMKGGPATHGTTKAHRRLGAIGGPRGTIQKGKRMPGHMGQERRLLVGLRIWRINTLHNVLFVHGPAVPGHTLALVNVFDSRHGKKGHSADDPPPFPTYFPDAEHPLPEEMYDRELHPFEAPSVTFEEEEVQVKKKAKVKAKTKARK; translated from the coding sequence ATGGCGTGGTATGTTGCGGCGTTTTCTCAAGTTAGGTTATTTTCTGGGTTTTCCGTCCATACTGCTTTAACGTTACAGACGTTCGCACCACGTGTAGCCATCGCATGTAATATTCAATGCCGCTACAAGACGTCTACAACCATTAAGAGGCGAAAAACGTACCCTTTCCACTGGTGGGCACCGCGCAGGAGAAAAGTGAGGGACCAGGATCATATCTTGCCAGAGAACTACACTTTTCTCCAAGAGGTTGCCCAGAAGAAGTATCTGCAGCCAGGTGAAAGTCCGCTCAGGGAGGAACCATGGCCTGTAGCGACTTGGACGCCTGAGTCACGGAGGACCGGAGTGATCGGGCGTAAGATAGGCATCTACCCCATGTGGACTAACACTGGCAAGCGCATACTCACTACGTTGATACAGGTCTTGGACAACCACGTAATTGACTACTTGCCTCCGGAGCAATATGCAAAGACGCGGTTTGGCTTCCGAGCGCCCGGTCTCGGTTGTTTGGTAGTGGGTGCCGGTAGTATAGATCCCATGAACTTCAAGGCGCCCTACCTAAAGCTTTTCGAGAAGTCTGGCGTCATGCCCAAGAAGAAGCTCACCCGGTTCCTGGTCACTCCAGATGCGGCCCTTCCGCCTGGGACGCCGCTTACGGCGGCTCATTTCCGACCGGGCGACTACGTGAATGTGTACGGTAAGACCCGGGGTCATGGTTTTCAGGGTGTGATGAAGCGATGGGGCATGAAAGGTGGGCCGGCTACGCACGGCACGACCAAGGCACACCGGCGATTAGGAGCCATCGGCGGGCCGCGAGGCACCATCCAGAAAGGAAAGCGCATGCCTGGACACATGGGCCAGGAGAGACGACTGCTAGTCGGTCTCCGCATCTGGCGCATCAACACACTGCACAACGTACTTTTTGTTCACGGACCTGCGGTGCCTGGCCACACTCTGGCGCTTGTGAATGTATTCGACTCGAGGCATGGCAAAAAGGGCCATTCAGCCGATGACCCGCCACCATTCCCCACGTACTTCCCTGATGCTGAGCATCCTTTGCCAGAGGAAATGTACGACAGAGAGCTGCACCCATTCGAGGCGCCGTCAGTCACCttcgaggaggaagaagtgcaagTTAAAAAGAAAGCCAAGGTCAAGGCGAAAACCAAGGCTCGGAAGTAG